The proteins below are encoded in one region of Chloroflexota bacterium:
- a CDS encoding GIY-YIG nuclease family protein, translated as MRVYYVYIMNSKSGTLYTGMTNDLARRVYEHKHKLIPGFTQRYDVTRLAYYEEANDVSVAITREKEIKGWRRSKKIALIKSLNPSWRDLAADWFENE; from the coding sequence ATGAGAGTTTATTACGTCTATATCATGAATAGTAAGAGCGGCACACTATACACAGGTATGACGAATGATCTAGCACGCCGTGTATATGAGCACAAGCACAAATTGATTCCTGGATTTACACAGCGCTATGATGTAACTCGTTTGGCGTACTATGAAGAAGCAAATGATGTGAGTGTAGCAATTACGCGTGAAAAGGAAATCAAAGGATGGAGACGGAGCAAGAAAATTGCGCTAATAAAATCGCTTAATCCATCTTGGCGCGATTTGGCTGCTGATTGGTTTGAAAATGAATAA
- a CDS encoding acylphosphatase, translated as MNLHNLARLHARVEGRVQGVGFRYFVQQNAVNLELLGWVRNRWVGSVEVLAEGPQAALEKLLNALQRGPRAGTTSGVKHEWLAATGEYKNFRIRRTG; from the coding sequence ATGAATCTACACAATCTTGCCCGCCTGCATGCCCGAGTAGAGGGGCGCGTTCAGGGCGTCGGTTTTCGCTATTTTGTGCAGCAAAATGCAGTTAATCTGGAGCTCTTAGGCTGGGTGCGCAATCGCTGGGTTGGCAGTGTAGAAGTGCTGGCTGAAGGCCCGCAAGCTGCGCTTGAAAAACTGCTCAATGCACTTCAGCGCGGGCCGCGGGCTGGGACAACATCTGGCGTAAAGCATGAGTGGCTCGCCGCAACGGGGGAATATAAGAATTTTCGCATCCGCAGGACGGGATGA